A portion of the Dissulfuribacter thermophilus genome contains these proteins:
- a CDS encoding isoprenyl transferase, which yields MIDIPPHKLPLHLAIIMDGNGRWAQKRGLPRIMGHRQGVKTVKRIVTLVREIGIKYLTLYAFSKENWQRPKEEVSTLMDLLYSYLEKELYEMLENDIRLETIGEIDLLPKRVKSKLFEVMKRTENNQSMVLCLALSYGGRNEIIRAAKKIAEDCIDGRISPDALNEELFSSYLYTSNMPDPDLIIRTSGEVRLSNFLLYQGAYSELYFTKTLWPDFDKEELFKALRDYASRERRFGKTSEQVLSR from the coding sequence GTGATTGATATCCCGCCTCACAAGCTCCCTCTTCATCTAGCTATAATCATGGATGGCAATGGCCGATGGGCTCAAAAGAGGGGGCTCCCAAGAATAATGGGCCATAGACAAGGGGTTAAGACAGTCAAGCGTATTGTTACTCTAGTTCGTGAAATTGGTATCAAATACCTTACTCTTTACGCATTTTCAAAGGAAAACTGGCAAAGGCCTAAAGAAGAGGTCTCAACCCTAATGGATCTCCTCTATAGCTATCTAGAGAAAGAACTCTATGAAATGCTAGAAAATGATATAAGGCTTGAGACTATAGGAGAGATTGATCTCCTGCCCAAACGGGTCAAGTCAAAACTCTTTGAAGTAATGAAAAGAACAGAGAATAACCAATCTATGGTCTTGTGCCTTGCCCTGAGCTATGGGGGACGTAATGAGATCATAAGGGCCGCCAAAAAGATAGCTGAAGATTGCATTGACGGACGCATTAGCCCTGATGCCTTAAATGAAGAACTGTTTTCAAGCTATCTTTATACGTCGAATATGCCTGATCCTGACCTTATCATTAGGACCAGCGGTGAGGTCAGGCTAAGCAATTTTCTGCTTTATCAGGGCGCCTATTCTGAGCTTTATTTTACAAAAACCCTTTGGCCTGACTTCGATAAAGAGGAGCTCTTTAAGGCCTTAAGAGACTATGCAAGTCGTGAGCGACGTTTTGGGAAGACAAGTGAACAGGTTCTCAGTAGGTGA
- a CDS encoding sodium-dependent transporter: MREHWASRIGLILAMAGNAVGLGNFLRFPTQAAQNGGGVFMIPYMLSLALIAIPLMWVEWAIGRYGGVRGHGTTPAIFKLLWKHPTAKYLGVLGLFVPFVVVCYYIYIESWTLGYAIMAILGGLPTAADLGQLGTPDYLAPFENLLKSYTGMNGTGIYNPSLMAYSMFIITVVLNIFILIKGISGGIEKLAKVAMPLLFVFAIILMIRVLTLKTPQGSALDGLNFLWTPKWDQLSNPKIWLAAAGQVFFTLSLGFGAIITYASYLGKNDDLVLSGLSASSLNEFAEVVLGASIAIPAAAAFFGVVAAQDIASSGAFNLAFVSLPAIFANIPFGNIFGFLWFTLLFFAGLTSSVAITQPVIAFLEDEFQLSRKKSVLFTMGVLFCIAHIPVFLASALDEMDFWAGTFCVIVFALIEVMIFFWAFDPQKAWEEINRGGIIQAPKIFYPIMRFITPVFLFVITFWWVIDILPQYLTKASWTAWVARGTLMGIAFALCLLVYISDRKRR; the protein is encoded by the coding sequence GTGAGAGAGCATTGGGCATCTAGAATTGGACTCATCCTAGCAATGGCAGGAAATGCAGTTGGACTTGGAAATTTCCTTCGCTTCCCCACCCAGGCGGCTCAAAATGGTGGTGGAGTCTTTATGATTCCATACATGCTTTCCCTAGCGCTCATAGCAATACCACTCATGTGGGTTGAATGGGCCATTGGCCGTTACGGTGGTGTTCGAGGCCATGGTACTACCCCTGCTATATTTAAACTGCTTTGGAAACACCCAACGGCAAAATATTTGGGGGTACTCGGTCTATTCGTTCCATTCGTTGTGGTTTGTTATTATATCTATATCGAGTCTTGGACCCTTGGCTACGCCATAATGGCAATTTTAGGAGGTCTTCCCACAGCCGCAGACCTCGGTCAGCTCGGCACCCCAGACTACCTAGCTCCATTTGAGAACCTACTTAAAAGTTACACGGGTATGAATGGAACAGGCATCTATAACCCATCACTAATGGCTTATTCGATGTTTATTATAACTGTAGTTCTCAACATATTCATTCTTATAAAGGGTATATCAGGAGGAATAGAAAAACTAGCAAAGGTCGCAATGCCTTTATTATTTGTTTTTGCCATAATCTTGATGATAAGGGTATTGACCCTCAAAACCCCCCAGGGTTCGGCATTAGACGGACTCAATTTCCTATGGACTCCAAAGTGGGATCAACTATCCAACCCCAAGATATGGCTTGCAGCAGCTGGTCAGGTCTTCTTCACCCTCAGTCTTGGTTTTGGTGCCATAATTACCTATGCGTCATACTTAGGAAAGAACGACGACCTGGTACTATCAGGACTAAGCGCTTCTTCGCTAAATGAATTTGCCGAGGTAGTTCTTGGGGCATCCATCGCTATACCTGCAGCAGCAGCATTTTTCGGTGTAGTGGCTGCCCAAGATATCGCCTCATCAGGTGCTTTCAATCTGGCATTCGTTAGCCTTCCAGCTATTTTTGCCAATATCCCCTTTGGAAACATATTTGGATTTTTGTGGTTCACTCTCCTGTTTTTTGCCGGACTGACCTCTTCCGTGGCTATTACCCAACCAGTTATTGCCTTCTTAGAAGACGAATTCCAACTTTCGAGAAAAAAATCGGTCTTATTCACCATGGGTGTCTTGTTTTGTATTGCCCATATCCCAGTCTTTCTGGCTTCAGCATTAGATGAAATGGATTTTTGGGCCGGGACTTTTTGTGTAATCGTTTTTGCCCTAATTGAGGTAATGATCTTTTTCTGGGCATTTGATCCACAAAAGGCATGGGAGGAAATCAATAGAGGAGGCATCATTCAGGCACCTAAAATATTCTATCCAATAATGCGTTTCATTACCCCTGTTTTTTTATTTGTCATAACTTTTTGGTGGGTCATTGACATTCTTCCTCAGTACCTCACCAAGGCATCCTGGACAGCTTGGGTGGCAAGGGGGACCCTTATGGGCATAGCATTTGCCCTATGTCTTTTAGTATATATTTCAGATAGAAAGAGGAGGTAG
- a CDS encoding phosphatidate cytidylyltransferase: MLLKRIITALTLGPIFFGTIWFGGSVLFFLLSILLGTAFWAEFLGVIDPDSLELKFFGKILYVLLGFLPLVIWVTSGIFQDYLNWAYWYALCAFILAIMTTDLRAAFNKASSYFLGLNYVGLFLFSFISIRSMEKGREYIVFLLITVFAGDILAYFVGKSLGTHKLAPRVSPKKTWEGAIGGLLGSIFAGTLFMYYFNPEDFTLFTVFLAGLIGVIAQMGDLFESILKRSFGIKDSGRLLPGHGGFLDRFDGVIFSAPLLYSVLRIF; encoded by the coding sequence ATGTTATTGAAGAGGATAATAACTGCCCTTACTCTTGGCCCAATTTTTTTTGGGACAATTTGGTTTGGAGGGAGTGTATTATTTTTTTTGCTCTCTATCCTTTTAGGTACGGCCTTTTGGGCTGAATTTTTGGGCGTTATAGATCCTGATAGTTTGGAATTGAAATTTTTTGGTAAAATCCTCTATGTTCTCCTTGGATTCTTACCACTGGTCATTTGGGTAACTTCAGGCATTTTTCAAGACTATCTCAATTGGGCCTATTGGTACGCCCTTTGTGCTTTTATATTGGCAATAATGACCACTGACCTAAGGGCGGCTTTTAACAAGGCTTCTTCATACTTTTTGGGTTTGAACTATGTTGGACTCTTTTTGTTTTCATTTATTTCCATTAGAAGTATGGAAAAGGGCAGGGAATACATAGTATTTCTTTTGATCACGGTTTTTGCTGGTGATATTTTGGCATATTTTGTTGGAAAATCTCTGGGAACTCATAAACTTGCCCCAAGGGTCAGTCCTAAAAAGACGTGGGAAGGTGCAATAGGTGGTCTTTTAGGTTCCATTTTTGCAGGAACTCTATTTATGTATTACTTTAATCCAGAAGACTTTACCTTATTTACGGTCTTCTTAGCAGGTCTCATTGGGGTGATAGCCCAGATGGGAGATCTTTTTGAAAGCATTTTAAAGCGTTCTTTTGGAATCAAGGATTCTGGAAGACTGCTTCCAGGCCACGGAGGATTTTTGGATAGGTTTGATGGTGTGATATTTTCTGCACCCCTTTTGTATTCTGTTCTCAGGATATTTTAG
- a CDS encoding Nif3-like dinuclear metal center hexameric protein yields the protein MEEINPSVSDIFGVLSELAPIELAEGWDNPGLTIGNPRGIVKRVVCALDASSNSIKYALEKRADLLVTHHPLPLKPLSHLLKQDPVGSRIYELVKSEISFISMHTNLDIAQGGVNDCLCGILGLKDVAPIDPDGKGFGLLRIGELTTPLFLTDFMVEIREKLGAKMLTYTGSPNKLVKRIAVCGGSGSSFWELAQQNGADCLLTGELKHHDALDAKDAGFSIVAAGHFETERPVVDKVTEFLRAKAKERDWEVIIYPYVDEQTPINIFS from the coding sequence ATGGAAGAAATAAATCCATCGGTTTCAGATATATTTGGCGTACTTTCAGAATTGGCGCCTATAGAACTCGCCGAGGGCTGGGATAATCCAGGCCTAACAATTGGAAATCCAAGAGGAATAGTAAAAAGGGTCGTTTGCGCCTTGGACGCATCATCGAACTCAATAAAATATGCGCTTGAAAAAAGAGCAGATCTTCTCGTAACACACCACCCTCTTCCACTCAAGCCGCTCTCTCACCTTCTTAAACAGGACCCTGTTGGTTCAAGGATTTATGAATTGGTTAAATCCGAAATTTCTTTCATCTCCATGCATACAAATCTCGATATTGCTCAAGGCGGAGTAAATGATTGCCTTTGTGGAATTTTGGGATTAAAAGACGTGGCGCCAATTGATCCAGATGGGAAGGGTTTTGGCCTTTTGAGAATAGGAGAACTTACTACACCCCTCTTCCTGACTGATTTCATGGTTGAGATCAGGGAAAAATTAGGGGCTAAAATGCTCACATATACAGGTTCTCCAAACAAATTAGTGAAACGGATTGCAGTATGCGGGGGATCTGGAAGTTCATTCTGGGAACTTGCCCAACAAAATGGTGCAGACTGCCTACTTACAGGAGAACTCAAACACCACGATGCCCTTGACGCTAAAGATGCGGGATTTTCTATTGTGGCAGCAGGCCATTTTGAGACAGAACGGCCTGTCGTCGACAAGGTTACCGAATTTTTAAGGGCAAAGGCTAAAGAAAGGGATTGGGAGGTCATTATCTATCCATATGTGGATGAGCAGACCCCCATAAATATATTTTCATAA
- the tsf gene encoding translation elongation factor Ts — protein MATITADMVKELRTRTNAGMMDCKKALQECGGDMDKAVQWLRQKGLAVAAKRAGRATSEGVIQSYIHAGNKLGVLVEVNCETDFVAKTDQFVQFAKDVAMHIAAANPICIKREEVPEDVLNKERELYEKQAKEQGKPDHIIEKIVTGRLEKFYKEVCLLEQPFVKDPDKSIQDLLNELIASIGENISIRRFARFQVGQED, from the coding sequence ATGGCAACAATAACTGCAGATATGGTAAAGGAATTAAGGACACGTACCAATGCAGGTATGATGGACTGCAAAAAGGCCCTCCAGGAGTGTGGTGGAGATATGGACAAGGCAGTCCAGTGGCTTAGGCAAAAGGGTCTTGCCGTGGCTGCCAAGCGCGCAGGAAGGGCCACTTCTGAGGGCGTTATCCAGAGTTATATTCATGCTGGCAATAAACTTGGCGTACTCGTTGAGGTCAATTGTGAGACAGACTTTGTTGCAAAGACAGACCAGTTTGTCCAGTTCGCAAAAGACGTGGCAATGCATATAGCAGCTGCAAATCCCATTTGTATCAAGAGAGAAGAAGTGCCAGAGGATGTGCTAAACAAAGAGCGCGAACTTTATGAAAAACAGGCAAAGGAGCAGGGAAAGCCAGATCATATAATTGAAAAGATTGTCACTGGTAGGCTTGAGAAGTTTTACAAAGAGGTCTGCCTTTTGGAACAGCCCTTTGTCAAGGATCCAGACAAGAGTATCCAGGATCTTCTTAACGAACTCATAGCATCCATTGGAGAAAACATCTCCATCCGCCGTTTTGCCAGGTTTCAGGTTGGACAAGAGGACTAA
- a CDS encoding replication-associated recombination protein A, translating to MIAPLAQRMRPRSLEDVVGQEHLLGDGKILKTILEKGTTIPSLILWGPPGTGKTTVAKLISRVAGTRFIQLSAVLSGVKDIRDAINMAKKAKDEGLHTVLFIDEIHRFNKSQQDAFLPHVEEGLITLIGATTENPSFEIIAPLLSRCKVLVFKPLSHQALEIILQRALTDRERGLGDLGISIEPQAKEFLIEHAQGDARSLLNALEVACEILLEVRPGDTGGIITQAIVEEAVQEKALRYDKSGEEHFNIISAFHKSLRGSDPDAALYWLSRMLEAGEDPHYILRRMVRFASEDIGNADPMALMIAISALQAFDFLGSPEGDLAIAQAAVYLATAPKSNAVHKAFGNAIKDAQKFGSLPVPLHLRNAPSKLMKRLGYGKGYKYPHDYKEASVYQEYLPSELRNRLYYFPTTRGHERTIKERLDKWRRLKQNKRPNLWEIHKGHLDKD from the coding sequence ATGATTGCTCCCCTTGCCCAAAGAATGAGGCCAAGAAGCCTTGAAGACGTAGTTGGCCAGGAACACCTACTTGGCGATGGGAAGATACTTAAAACTATCCTGGAAAAGGGGACAACCATACCCTCTCTCATCCTTTGGGGCCCACCTGGAACCGGTAAAACTACTGTTGCTAAACTAATTTCTAGGGTCGCTGGTACCAGATTCATACAGCTATCTGCTGTCTTAAGCGGGGTCAAGGACATCCGAGATGCAATTAATATGGCCAAAAAGGCTAAAGACGAAGGCCTCCATACAGTCTTATTTATAGATGAAATCCATAGATTCAATAAATCTCAACAGGATGCATTTTTACCACACGTTGAGGAGGGTCTAATCACGCTCATTGGGGCTACCACAGAAAATCCTTCCTTTGAAATCATAGCCCCTCTCCTTTCAAGATGTAAGGTACTGGTATTTAAGCCTCTTTCGCACCAGGCACTTGAAATCATACTCCAAAGGGCATTGACCGATAGAGAGAGAGGGCTTGGAGACCTTGGAATTAGCATTGAACCTCAGGCAAAAGAATTCCTTATTGAACATGCCCAGGGAGATGCCAGGTCTTTGCTCAATGCCTTAGAAGTGGCCTGTGAGATCCTGCTTGAGGTGAGGCCAGGTGATACCGGAGGGATAATAACCCAGGCCATAGTAGAAGAGGCTGTTCAAGAAAAGGCCCTTCGATATGATAAATCAGGAGAAGAACACTTTAACATCATCTCTGCTTTCCATAAAAGTCTGCGTGGCAGTGATCCTGATGCAGCACTCTATTGGCTCTCCAGGATGCTGGAGGCAGGAGAGGATCCTCATTATATTCTCCGGCGCATGGTGCGATTTGCATCTGAAGATATTGGAAATGCGGATCCAATGGCATTGATGATCGCGATTTCGGCCCTTCAAGCCTTTGATTTTTTAGGCAGCCCTGAGGGCGACCTTGCAATTGCCCAGGCAGCAGTTTACCTGGCAACTGCTCCTAAAAGTAACGCAGTCCATAAGGCCTTTGGTAATGCGATAAAGGACGCCCAAAAATTCGGTAGCCTACCAGTCCCACTTCACTTGAGAAATGCTCCATCTAAGCTCATGAAGAGGCTTGGATATGGAAAAGGCTATAAATATCCACATGACTACAAGGAAGCCTCTGTTTACCAGGAATATCTTCCATCAGAACTGAGGAATCGGCTCTATTACTTTCCTACTACCAGGGGACATGAAAGGACTATTAAAGAGAGATTAGACAAGTGGCGGAGACTAAAACAAAATAAAAGGCCCAATCTTTGGGAAATACACAAAGGACATCTTGACAAGGATTAA
- the pyrH gene encoding UMP kinase: MEGGVEGDIGHGHALEKNQLKFKRVLLKLSGEALMGEHSFGISPEVIARISKELRDAVRLGAEIGIVVGGGNIFRGVAGSKLGMDRVRADHIGMLATVMNALALQDALLSLGVEARVLSAIDIGNVCEPFVRKRALKHLEKGRVVIFAAGTGNPFFTTDTAAALRALEINAHCLFKGTKVDGVYDRDPEKYPNAKKFDRLTYHEVIERDLRVMDHAAISLAMDAKLPVLVFSIKEHGNICRALSGKADATLVTME; the protein is encoded by the coding sequence ATGGAAGGCGGCGTTGAAGGTGATATCGGGCATGGTCATGCCCTAGAGAAAAATCAGCTGAAATTCAAGAGGGTCTTGCTAAAATTGAGTGGCGAGGCCCTCATGGGAGAACACTCCTTCGGTATATCCCCTGAAGTAATTGCCCGTATCTCAAAGGAGCTTCGAGATGCAGTTCGTCTGGGGGCCGAGATTGGGATAGTTGTCGGCGGTGGCAATATCTTTAGGGGAGTGGCTGGTTCAAAATTGGGTATGGACAGAGTGCGAGCAGACCATATTGGTATGCTCGCAACTGTCATGAATGCCCTTGCCTTGCAAGATGCGCTACTGAGCCTTGGTGTTGAGGCACGGGTGCTTTCGGCTATCGATATTGGAAATGTATGTGAACCTTTTGTGAGAAAAAGGGCCTTAAAGCACCTTGAAAAGGGAAGGGTAGTGATCTTTGCAGCAGGTACGGGCAATCCCTTTTTTACCACTGATACTGCGGCAGCACTTAGGGCATTGGAAATAAATGCACATTGTCTTTTTAAGGGCACAAAAGTCGATGGTGTCTATGATAGAGATCCAGAAAAATATCCCAATGCAAAAAAATTTGATCGGCTTACATATCATGAGGTTATTGAAAGGGATCTTCGTGTGATGGACCACGCTGCTATCTCTTTGGCAATGGATGCGAAGCTTCCGGTCTTGGTATTCAGCATAAAAGAACATGGAAACATATGCAGGGCTCTTTCTGGAAAAGCTGATGCAACTTTAGTTACAATGGAATAA
- a CDS encoding zinc ribbon domain-containing protein, with the protein MRPELETLLQLQQVDLKILALKKALDESPSHFRALKSAQEEKEQELTQLKERLSSLQERKFEVEDELQMETERLKKSQKKLTTIKTEREYHALLKEIDEIKKANKEREDEIIEVEEEIEKVSAEIEAKKKELDELNAQVNHEEKELEKKTKALTTEIESLEKERENIEKDVQPNLLSKYTFLRDKRSGYVVVSVVQGVCGGCNMNIPPQLFNELLRDDKIYTCPTCQRFIYAKVPD; encoded by the coding sequence TTGAGACCAGAACTGGAAACCCTATTACAGCTACAGCAAGTAGACCTTAAAATCCTGGCCTTAAAAAAAGCACTTGATGAAAGCCCCTCACACTTTAGGGCCCTTAAGAGTGCACAGGAGGAAAAAGAACAAGAACTTACTCAATTAAAAGAACGTCTTTCATCCCTCCAGGAGCGAAAGTTTGAAGTAGAAGACGAGCTCCAAATGGAGACAGAAAGGCTAAAAAAATCACAAAAGAAATTAACAACAATAAAGACGGAACGAGAATATCATGCCCTCTTAAAAGAAATAGATGAGATCAAAAAGGCCAACAAGGAAAGAGAAGACGAGATCATTGAGGTGGAAGAGGAGATTGAAAAAGTAAGTGCTGAAATTGAGGCCAAGAAAAAAGAATTAGACGAGTTAAATGCCCAGGTAAACCACGAAGAAAAAGAGCTTGAAAAGAAGACAAAGGCCCTGACCACTGAGATTGAATCCCTTGAAAAGGAACGGGAAAATATTGAAAAAGATGTACAACCAAACCTCCTCTCTAAATATACCTTTTTAAGAGATAAACGGTCAGGTTACGTAGTAGTGTCTGTTGTTCAAGGTGTATGCGGTGGTTGCAATATGAATATCCCACCACAACTCTTTAACGAACTATTGAGAGACGACAAAATTTATACGTGTCCTACTTGTCAACGTTTTATCTATGCAAAAGTGCCAGATTAG
- the rpsB gene encoding 30S ribosomal protein S2 — translation MAYITMKQLLEAGVHFGHQTRRWNPKMRPYIFGARNGIYIIDLQKTVRLFKKAYEFVVDCAANGGNVLFVGTKKQAQDSIVEEATRCGMPYVQHRWLGGMLTNFNTIKKSVEKLKKLEQMFEDGTIERFPKKEVLKLDKLREKLQRNLGGIKDMDDIPQALFVVDAKQEQIAVKEANKLGIPVVAIVDTNCDPDGIDYVIPGNDDAIRAIRLITSRIADAVIEGRNKYEEALQAETDKEAGGEGVQEEASLEGQETSSEVADEVAAAEVQDEAAKEEQA, via the coding sequence ATGGCTTACATCACAATGAAGCAGCTTCTTGAGGCAGGGGTCCATTTTGGCCATCAGACTAGGCGGTGGAATCCCAAGATGAGACCCTACATCTTTGGGGCACGCAATGGTATTTACATCATTGACCTTCAAAAGACAGTGCGTCTCTTTAAAAAGGCCTATGAATTTGTAGTGGACTGTGCTGCTAACGGTGGGAACGTCTTGTTTGTAGGGACAAAAAAGCAGGCCCAAGATTCAATAGTAGAAGAAGCAACAAGATGTGGTATGCCCTATGTGCAACACCGTTGGCTTGGAGGAATGCTTACCAACTTTAATACTATCAAAAAGAGTGTAGAGAAGCTAAAAAAGTTGGAGCAGATGTTCGAAGATGGCACGATTGAACGCTTCCCCAAAAAAGAGGTCTTAAAGCTCGATAAATTGAGAGAAAAGCTTCAAAGAAACCTTGGTGGAATCAAGGACATGGACGATATCCCTCAGGCTCTTTTCGTTGTTGACGCCAAGCAGGAGCAGATTGCCGTTAAAGAGGCCAACAAGCTTGGTATTCCCGTTGTAGCAATTGTCGATACTAACTGTGACCCCGATGGCATTGATTATGTCATTCCTGGTAATGATGATGCCATAAGGGCCATTCGATTAATAACATCAAGGATTGCAGATGCTGTAATTGAGGGCAGAAACAAGTATGAAGAGGCCTTACAGGCTGAGACTGATAAAGAGGCCGGTGGTGAAGGTGTACAAGAGGAGGCTTCTCTAGAAGGGCAGGAAACCTCTAGCGAAGTCGCCGATGAGGTGGCAGCCGCTGAAGTTCAGGATGAGGCAGCAAAAGAAGAACAGGCTTAA
- a CDS encoding 1-deoxy-D-xylulose-5-phosphate reductoisomerase, translated as MSRKNIVILGSTGSIGQNTLQVIEAFPERFNVLGLAAAKNTELLLEQARKFRPKYCCLMFEESFRGYEAQFKETGCELLWGKEGYKTLASMNEADIVVSSMVGAAGLIPTISAVEAGKTVALANKESLVIGGELVMSIAKRTGAQIFPVDSEHSAVFQCLNGEDKAKIHNIILTASGGPFWDRSLEEMENARVEDALNHPNWSMGAKITVDSATMMNKGLEVIEARWLFDVDVEKIKVLIHRQSIVHSMVEFKDGAIMAQLGSPDMRIPIAYALSWPERLALEVKRVSFTDIARLTFEQPDFERFPLLRLGYEAAKRGGSYSVALNAANELAVEAYLARRIRFGAIQKVVSGVLEKIEQRDCKSLDEILYWDSLARLYAEDMIGRTES; from the coding sequence ATGAGTAGAAAAAATATAGTAATTTTGGGCTCTACTGGTTCAATTGGCCAAAATACCCTACAGGTCATTGAAGCATTTCCTGAAAGGTTTAATGTCTTAGGGTTGGCTGCAGCGAAAAATACAGAACTCCTCCTTGAACAGGCCCGCAAATTCAGACCGAAATATTGTTGTCTAATGTTTGAAGAGAGTTTCAGGGGATATGAGGCCCAATTCAAGGAGACAGGTTGCGAGCTCCTTTGGGGAAAAGAGGGCTATAAGACCCTTGCCTCGATGAACGAGGCCGACATAGTGGTCTCATCAATGGTTGGGGCAGCTGGTCTCATCCCTACAATATCTGCAGTTGAAGCAGGAAAGACAGTAGCTCTCGCCAATAAGGAGTCCTTGGTTATTGGCGGCGAATTGGTAATGAGCATTGCAAAGAGGACAGGTGCTCAAATATTTCCAGTAGATAGCGAACATTCAGCGGTCTTTCAGTGTCTGAACGGAGAGGATAAGGCAAAAATCCACAATATTATCCTCACCGCATCAGGTGGGCCATTTTGGGATCGTTCTCTAGAGGAAATGGAGAATGCCAGAGTAGAAGATGCTCTAAATCACCCAAATTGGTCTATGGGGGCGAAAATTACAGTAGATTCTGCTACAATGATGAATAAAGGGCTAGAGGTCATAGAGGCAAGGTGGCTTTTTGATGTGGATGTAGAAAAGATAAAGGTGCTGATCCATAGGCAGAGTATTGTCCATTCCATGGTAGAATTTAAGGATGGGGCAATAATGGCCCAGTTAGGAAGTCCTGATATGAGGATCCCCATTGCATATGCCCTATCCTGGCCTGAACGACTTGCATTAGAGGTAAAAAGGGTATCATTTACAGATATAGCAAGACTTACCTTTGAGCAGCCAGATTTTGAGAGGTTTCCCCTCCTAAGATTGGGCTATGAAGCGGCAAAAAGGGGAGGTAGCTACTCTGTAGCCTTGAATGCTGCAAATGAATTGGCAGTAGAGGCATATCTTGCGCGACGTATAAGGTTTGGAGCAATTCAAAAGGTAGTAAGCGGTGTGCTTGAGAAAATAGAACAGCGAGACTGTAAGAGTCTGGATGAAATTCTTTATTGGGAT
- the frr gene encoding ribosome recycling factor, with product MKHPVLDEASKKMDKAIAAFEKELTRVRTGRATPALLDGITVDYYGTQMPINQVASISVPESRQLVIQPWDVNVLPELEKAILKSELGLTPNNDGKVIRVSIPPLTEERRKELVKLVNKMAEESRVAIRNVRRDYMEKFKKMKKDKEISEDEMFKLQDELQKVTDSHIEKIDNIRGEKEKEIMEF from the coding sequence ATGAAACACCCTGTTCTAGATGAAGCTTCAAAGAAGATGGATAAGGCCATAGCGGCCTTTGAAAAGGAACTCACCAGAGTACGTACAGGTAGGGCTACTCCAGCTCTCCTTGATGGAATAACAGTCGATTACTATGGCACTCAGATGCCCATTAATCAGGTTGCCTCAATTTCTGTACCAGAGAGCAGGCAATTAGTCATTCAACCCTGGGATGTAAACGTACTGCCTGAATTGGAAAAGGCCATATTGAAATCAGAACTTGGGCTTACTCCCAATAATGACGGCAAGGTGATTAGAGTCTCTATTCCTCCATTGACTGAGGAGAGGAGAAAGGAGCTTGTCAAGCTGGTAAACAAGATGGCGGAAGAGAGCAGGGTTGCCATTAGGAATGTCAGAAGAGATTATATGGAAAAGTTTAAAAAGATGAAAAAGGACAAAGAAATCTCAGAAGATGAGATGTTCAAGCTCCAAGACGAACTCCAGAAGGTTACAGACTCCCATATTGAAAAGATCGACAATATCAGGGGTGAAAAGGAAAAGGAGATAATGGAGTTTTAA